A genomic window from Gemmatimonadaceae bacterium includes:
- a CDS encoding 2-oxoacid:acceptor oxidoreductase subunit alpha yields MSDLAPTAQRPSPIAQPNAFAFKMATVNGTGSASANSLLMQAIFRMGIPVTGKNVFPSNIQGLPTWYEIRVSKDGYVSRPAHVDLVVALNPETYAKDVGSVRPGGYLVYDSSWPLNEVLKRPDITILGIPFGRLCVDAFEGDRERTLLRNIGYVGSLVALLGIDMDIVREMLREKFSKKAKLLDANFRAIELGYEYVKQHFDYPLPFHLERMDATRDYVLLDGNSACALGAVFAGATVGAWYPITPSTSLMESFKEYCERYRVDAATGKRKYALIQAEDELAAAGMVIGAGWCGARSFTSTAGPGISLMSEFIGLAYYVEIPGVFFDIQRTGPSTGMPTRTQQGDLLPIAYLSHGDTKHIALFPANPEECFYFAVAAFDLTERFQTPVFVVSDLDIGMNDWMCRKLAWDDRYRPDRGKVLGAEELEKVERFSRYLDVDGDGVAARSLPGVHPKGGYFTRGSGHTKHATYTEDAAEYQEVVDRLAKKLETASLHVPAPALDLQQEGATAPIGVISLGGCHGAVSEAVTRLRAEGLALDYMRLRAFPFPPSVKAFIEAHETVYVVEQNRDGQLRSLLALETGMARDSMISILDYGGLPLTAEVVMNGCHPERSEGARIPPERSIGMLDPSSLSLLGMTNVVEGATT; encoded by the coding sequence ATGTCTGACCTCGCGCCCACCGCCCAACGCCCATCGCCCATCGCTCAGCCCAACGCGTTCGCCTTCAAGATGGCGACAGTCAACGGCACCGGCTCCGCCAGCGCGAACAGCCTCTTGATGCAAGCGATCTTTCGCATGGGCATTCCCGTCACCGGGAAGAATGTCTTTCCGTCGAACATTCAAGGATTGCCCACCTGGTACGAGATCCGCGTCAGCAAGGACGGCTACGTCTCGCGGCCGGCACATGTCGATCTCGTGGTCGCGCTCAATCCGGAGACGTACGCGAAGGACGTCGGGTCGGTGCGGCCGGGTGGATATCTCGTCTACGATTCGTCGTGGCCGTTGAACGAGGTCCTCAAGCGGCCCGACATCACGATTCTTGGAATTCCGTTCGGGCGCCTGTGCGTCGACGCGTTCGAGGGCGACCGCGAACGTACGCTGCTGCGCAACATCGGCTACGTCGGGTCGCTCGTGGCCTTGCTCGGCATCGACATGGACATCGTGCGAGAGATGTTGCGCGAAAAGTTCTCGAAGAAAGCCAAGCTCCTCGACGCCAACTTTCGCGCGATCGAGCTCGGGTACGAGTACGTGAAGCAGCATTTCGACTATCCGCTGCCGTTTCACCTCGAGCGCATGGACGCCACGCGCGACTACGTCCTGCTCGACGGCAACTCGGCATGCGCGCTCGGCGCCGTCTTCGCGGGCGCGACGGTCGGTGCGTGGTATCCGATCACGCCGTCGACGTCCTTGATGGAATCGTTCAAGGAGTATTGCGAGCGCTATCGCGTCGACGCGGCAACGGGTAAGCGCAAGTACGCGCTCATTCAGGCGGAAGACGAGTTGGCCGCGGCAGGCATGGTCATCGGCGCCGGCTGGTGCGGCGCGCGATCGTTCACGTCGACGGCCGGTCCGGGCATTTCGCTCATGAGCGAGTTCATCGGGCTCGCGTACTATGTCGAGATTCCCGGTGTCTTCTTCGACATTCAGCGCACCGGCCCCTCGACGGGCATGCCGACGCGGACGCAGCAGGGAGATCTGCTGCCGATCGCCTACCTGTCACATGGTGACACGAAGCATATCGCGTTGTTTCCGGCGAATCCCGAAGAGTGCTTCTATTTCGCCGTCGCCGCGTTCGATCTCACCGAACGGTTTCAGACGCCGGTGTTCGTGGTGTCGGACCTGGACATCGGCATGAATGACTGGATGTGCCGCAAGCTGGCGTGGGACGACCGCTACCGTCCCGACCGCGGCAAGGTGTTGGGCGCCGAGGAGTTGGAGAAGGTCGAGCGATTCTCGCGGTATCTGGACGTGGACGGCGACGGCGTCGCGGCGCGATCGCTGCCGGGGGTGCACCCGAAGGGCGGCTACTTCACGCGCGGGTCGGGGCATACCAAGCACGCGACGTACACCGAAGATGCGGCCGAGTATCAGGAGGTCGTCGATCGGTTGGCAAAAAAGCTCGAGACCGCGTCGCTGCACGTCCCGGCGCCGGCGCTCGATCTGCAGCAGGAGGGGGCGACGGCGCCTATTGGAGTAATCTCATTAGGAGGCTGTCATGGCGCGGTCTCTGAGGCGGTGACGCGGCTGCGTGCCGAGGGATTGGCGCTCGACTACATGCGCCTGCGCGCGTTTCCCTTCCCGCCGAGTGTGAAGGCGTTCATCGAAGCCCATGAGACGGTCTATGTCGTGGAGCAGAATCGCGACGGACAGTTGCGGTCGTTGCTGGCGTTGGAGACGGGCATGGCGCGCGACTCGATGATCTCGATTCTCGATTACGGCGGTTTGCCGTTGACGGCGGAGGTCGTGATGAACGGTTGTCATCCCGAGCGCAGCGAGGGAGCTCGCATCCCGCCAGAGCGCTCGATCGGGATGTTGGATCCCTCGTCGCTATCGCTTCTCGGGATGACGAACGTCGTGGAGGGCGCGACCACATGA
- a CDS encoding phenylalanine 4-monooxygenase: protein MHDHAATTAHGNETADLPDFIEQDYSRYDAESHEVWRILFERRMATLRDTASHVYLEGAERIGLEPDRVPDLADVNRRLAARTGWAAVGVQGFIPAAQFFRCLSRRRFPTTLFVRPRAQLDYLPEPDIFHDVFGHVPLHSDPVFADFLQQFGALAADAASEEETTQMARLFWFTVEFGLVREDNRVKVYGSGLISSHGDAANALGPKCDRRPFTLDAVLSQPFEIDHFQDVLFVVDSFDQLFDAVETIRRRRLARQQ from the coding sequence ATGCACGATCACGCCGCAACTACCGCCCACGGCAACGAGACCGCCGATCTCCCCGACTTCATCGAGCAGGACTACAGCCGTTATGACGCCGAGTCGCATGAGGTGTGGCGCATTTTGTTCGAGCGGCGAATGGCGACGCTGCGTGATACGGCGAGCCACGTCTATCTCGAGGGCGCGGAGCGCATCGGGCTCGAGCCGGACCGCGTGCCGGATCTCGCTGATGTGAACCGGCGGCTGGCGGCGCGGACCGGATGGGCCGCGGTCGGCGTGCAGGGATTCATTCCCGCGGCGCAATTCTTCAGATGTCTCTCACGGCGGCGTTTTCCGACGACGTTGTTCGTGCGCCCGCGCGCGCAGCTCGACTACCTGCCCGAGCCCGACATATTCCACGACGTCTTTGGCCATGTACCGCTGCATTCCGATCCCGTCTTCGCCGATTTCCTTCAGCAGTTCGGCGCACTCGCCGCCGACGCCGCGAGCGAAGAAGAGACGACGCAGATGGCTCGTCTCTTCTGGTTCACCGTGGAGTTCGGATTGGTGCGCGAAGACAATCGCGTGAAGGTCTACGGCAGCGGTCTCATTTCCTCACACGGCGACGCCGCGAACGCGCTCGGCCCCAAATGCGACCGCCGCCCATTCACGCTCGACGCCGTGTTGTCGCAGCCGTTCGAGATCGATCACTTCCAGGACGTGCTCTTCGTGGTCGACTCATTCGATCAGTTGTTCGACGCCGTCGAGACGATTCGCCGGCGCCGGCTCGCGCGGCAACAATGA
- a CDS encoding alpha/beta hydrolase, with protein MRTSAFFAVASALALSAAGAQSIAPCTHAVTACERWITWNGGPARSMVYASYPLDRRNASITRALVMVHGAGRNADHYFETAMAAGFLAKALDNTVIVAPRFIAGRDTAHANEVLWPEGRNSWRSGGAAPSNPSLTSFDFVDEIVRKLADKKMFPNLTKIVITGHSAGGQFATRYEMASKVYNTPGVTITYAVANPSSYAWPVAERPMPTGNADPASADKEALGPNGEKVNSNFTFGAFDASKAPGFNQWPAGLENLAGYVAGMSADQLRKQLVERPTTYLLGQVDVLPLGGFDSSPNAMAQGPTRRARGEAFYKYVTETMGAKHKAIIVPECGHNDRCIFTTDIVFPVIFP; from the coding sequence ATGCGCACATCCGCATTCTTCGCCGTGGCGAGCGCGCTCGCCCTTTCCGCTGCCGGCGCGCAATCCATCGCGCCATGTACCCACGCCGTCACTGCCTGCGAGCGGTGGATCACCTGGAACGGCGGTCCCGCGCGGTCGATGGTCTACGCCTCGTACCCGCTCGACCGCCGCAATGCATCAATCACCCGAGCCCTGGTGATGGTTCACGGGGCCGGCCGCAACGCGGACCATTACTTCGAGACGGCGATGGCCGCCGGCTTCCTGGCGAAGGCGCTCGACAACACGGTCATCGTCGCGCCGCGATTCATCGCCGGCCGCGACACGGCGCATGCGAACGAGGTCCTGTGGCCCGAAGGCCGGAACTCCTGGCGGTCGGGCGGCGCGGCGCCGAGTAATCCATCGCTCACGTCGTTCGACTTCGTGGACGAGATCGTGCGCAAGCTCGCCGACAAGAAGATGTTTCCCAATCTTACCAAAATTGTCATTACAGGACACTCAGCGGGCGGACAATTCGCGACGCGGTACGAGATGGCGAGCAAGGTGTACAATACGCCCGGCGTGACCATCACGTACGCCGTCGCCAATCCGTCGAGCTACGCGTGGCCGGTGGCCGAGCGTCCGATGCCGACCGGAAATGCCGATCCGGCGAGCGCGGACAAGGAAGCGCTTGGGCCGAACGGCGAAAAAGTGAATTCGAATTTCACGTTCGGTGCGTTCGACGCCAGCAAGGCGCCCGGCTTCAACCAGTGGCCGGCGGGCCTCGAGAATCTTGCCGGCTATGTCGCCGGCATGTCGGCGGATCAGCTGCGGAAGCAGCTCGTCGAACGGCCGACCACCTATCTCCTGGGCCAGGTGGACGTGTTGCCACTCGGGGGATTCGATTCGTCGCCGAACGCGATGGCGCAGGGCCCGACGCGGCGCGCGCGCGGTGAAGCGTTCTATAAATATGTCACCGAGACGATGGGCGCCAAGCACAAGGCCATCATCGTTCCGGAGTGCGGGCACAACGATCGGTGCATTTTCACGACCGACATCGTGTTTCCGGTGATCTTTCCGTAG
- a CDS encoding c-type cytochrome: MLARTRQIAWALVLAALSTLGACRTSPSATESLAESASVERGRTLVSDNGCGACHAIGGVPHANGMIGPPLNGLGVRSYIAGVLPNTPENLAAWVRSPQSFKPGSGMPNLSLSKSEAADVAAFLYTRY, from the coding sequence ATGCTCGCTCGAACACGGCAAATCGCCTGGGCGCTTGTGCTCGCCGCGCTGAGCACGCTCGGCGCTTGCCGGACATCGCCGTCGGCGACGGAATCTTTGGCTGAATCGGCCAGCGTCGAGCGGGGGCGCACGCTCGTCTCCGACAACGGCTGTGGTGCCTGTCACGCGATCGGCGGCGTACCGCACGCGAATGGCATGATCGGGCCGCCGCTCAACGGACTCGGCGTTCGCAGCTACATCGCCGGAGTCTTGCCGAACACGCCGGAAAATCTCGCGGCGTGGGTTCGCTCGCCGCAGTCCTTCAAGCCAGGCAGCGGTATGCCGAACTTGAGCCTGTCGAAGAGCGAGGCCGCCGATGTGGCCGCGTTCCTCTACACGCGGTACTGA
- a CDS encoding c-type cytochrome has protein sequence MRLRSTLRIVCSVSLRAMCLTFAAAGVGACRSSSNASAAAERGRRAIATLGCGACHLIDGVPGANGLVGPSLAGIASRAMIGGDLPNDSTNLLRWIVNPQAIRPGVAMPPLGNVSAQRARDVVAYLETLR, from the coding sequence ATGCGACTGCGCTCGACACTTCGAATCGTCTGTTCGGTCTCGCTGCGCGCGATGTGTCTCACGTTCGCGGCGGCCGGCGTCGGTGCGTGCCGTAGCTCTTCCAACGCGTCCGCGGCAGCCGAGCGCGGGCGGCGCGCGATCGCGACGCTCGGCTGCGGGGCGTGTCATCTCATCGATGGGGTTCCAGGCGCGAACGGGCTGGTCGGCCCGTCGCTGGCGGGAATCGCGTCGCGAGCGATGATTGGCGGCGATCTCCCCAACGATTCGACGAACTTGCTTCGGTGGATCGTCAACCCTCAGGCGATACGGCCCGGCGTTGCGATGCCGCCGCTAGGCAACGTCTCGGCGCAGAGGGCGCGCGATGTGGTGGCGTACCTCGAGACGTTGCGCTAG
- a CDS encoding cytochrome c3 family protein, which translates to MTSLFPRWTNTVARGSLLALVAIAIGVPVALMVWVRTSYATGEHADVVQPIAFDHRVHAHGLRIDCRYCHATAEAGASAGLPPTVACVGCHTNAMMQSAPLAPVRASLASNRPIQWRRVNALPDFVFFDHSIHVAKGIGCESCHGRVDQMERVAQATPMSMGWCVSCHRDPGPYVRPRSEITTMGWDAAHAGAASDTMHRRLAHEYAVTSRTDCSTCHR; encoded by the coding sequence ATGACATCGCTCTTTCCACGATGGACCAACACCGTGGCGAGAGGAAGCTTGCTCGCGCTGGTCGCCATCGCGATCGGGGTTCCTGTCGCACTCATGGTGTGGGTGCGCACATCATATGCGACCGGCGAACATGCCGACGTCGTGCAGCCGATCGCGTTCGATCACCGCGTGCACGCGCATGGGCTGCGCATCGATTGCCGCTATTGCCATGCGACGGCCGAAGCCGGCGCGAGCGCGGGCTTGCCGCCGACGGTCGCGTGCGTCGGCTGCCACACGAACGCGATGATGCAGAGCGCGCCACTTGCACCGGTGCGCGCGAGTCTGGCCTCGAATCGACCCATTCAGTGGCGGCGTGTGAATGCGCTGCCGGATTTCGTGTTCTTCGATCATTCCATCCACGTCGCGAAAGGCATTGGCTGCGAGTCGTGTCATGGCCGCGTCGATCAGATGGAACGAGTCGCGCAGGCGACGCCCATGTCGATGGGCTGGTGCGTGAGCTGCCACCGCGATCCCGGGCCCTACGTTCGCCCGCGCTCGGAGATCACGACGATGGGTTGGGATGCCGCGCACGCCGGCGCCGCGTCCGACACGATGCATCGCCGCCTCGCGCACGAGTACGCGGTGACGTCACGCACCGACTGCAGCACGTGCCACCGATGA
- a CDS encoding DUF5666 domain-containing protein, with product MTSHRSAFRFSLVSLLAGSLTFAAACGGNNAASRGDTASASGTVAGSTPSTTSPANAPAMVRGSIQSLTANMLTIRSDSGTVEVQLSQPVQIYSRQPATLARVTPNAFIGVTTVKQPDGTEQATEIHVFPEALRGLGEGSRPMKSGAGAGSGSTMTNGSTMTNGSTMTNGSTMSNGSVKNANGTTFVVQYAGGSKTVVVPPNTPVTEIVASSTPLSVGQQVVVLGTKQPDGSLTSNRVLLAGK from the coding sequence ATGACATCACATCGCTCTGCCTTTCGATTTTCTCTGGTTTCCTTGCTCGCCGGATCGCTGACGTTCGCCGCGGCGTGCGGCGGCAACAACGCAGCGTCGCGCGGCGACACCGCGTCGGCCAGCGGAACGGTCGCCGGAAGCACCCCTTCGACAACCAGTCCAGCGAACGCGCCGGCCATGGTGCGCGGTTCCATCCAGTCGCTGACGGCCAACATGCTCACCATCCGCAGCGACAGCGGCACGGTTGAAGTTCAGCTCTCACAGCCGGTACAGATCTACAGCCGCCAGCCCGCGACCCTCGCGCGCGTGACACCGAACGCGTTCATCGGCGTCACGACGGTGAAGCAGCCCGACGGCACCGAACAAGCCACCGAGATTCACGTGTTTCCGGAAGCGCTGCGCGGACTTGGTGAAGGAAGCCGGCCGATGAAGAGCGGCGCCGGCGCCGGCTCCGGCAGCACGATGACGAACGGCAGCACGATGACGAACGGCAGCACGATGACCAACGGCAGCACCATGTCCAATGGCAGTGTGAAGAACGCGAACGGCACCACGTTCGTCGTGCAGTACGCCGGCGGCTCGAAGACAGTCGTCGTTCCGCCGAACACGCCGGTCACCGAGATCGTCGCTTCGTCGACGCCGCTGTCCGTCGGTCAACAGGTTGTCGTGCTCGGCACGAAGCAACCCGATGGATCGCTGACGTCGAACCGCGTGCTGCTCGCGGGCAAATAG
- a CDS encoding FAD-dependent oxidoreductase, which translates to MPRTPTDVSNPQYYHKVVDCQWACPAHTNVPEYIRLIAQGRYSEAYLLNRESNVFPGILGRTCDRPCEPACRRGRIDGKPVAICRLKRVAADHRGDIREFLPRSPAVKNGKRVALIGAGPASLTVANDLMPLGYEVVILEKIAEPGGLMRINIPSFRLPAGVLDEEVGNILDMGVDIRYNSPVTSMRALLDEPEHSWDAVFIGSGAPTGKDLEIPGRLEGSSNIHIGIEWLASAHFGHIERIGERVLIIGVGNTAMDCCRTSRRLGGNDVKVIARRSRPYFKASPWELEDAEEEGVEIVENHAPKRFVIENGKLVGLELEQLRWFEQNGKQKSEVTGTIVIPCDDVILAIGQDNAFPWIERDIGIEFDQGGMPVVDKTTFQSTRMGVFFGGDAAWGPQNIIWAVEHGHQAAISIHNHCQSISLLDRPAYGMNLTSAKAGMHAWSYSNDYSSLPRTKMQHEELTRRFTGLNVEVELGFSAEQVAKEVERCLNCDVETHFTASKCIECDACIDVCPVNCLTITNDEPELEQHLNAPRLNPGQDLYTSAPLPQTKRIMVKDEDVCLHCGLCAERCPTAAWDMAQFELRTPYAGQPGTGWKDAWNMVSVAQARRQEISHV; encoded by the coding sequence GTGCCCCGCACTCCAACGGACGTTTCCAACCCGCAGTACTACCACAAAGTGGTGGACTGCCAGTGGGCCTGCCCGGCCCACACGAACGTTCCCGAGTACATCCGTCTGATCGCCCAGGGGCGATACAGCGAAGCGTATCTGCTCAACCGCGAATCCAACGTCTTTCCGGGCATTCTTGGACGCACCTGCGACCGACCGTGCGAGCCGGCGTGTCGCCGCGGCCGGATCGACGGCAAACCGGTCGCGATCTGCCGGCTCAAGCGCGTCGCGGCCGATCATCGCGGCGACATTAGAGAATTCTTACCGCGCAGCCCCGCCGTGAAGAACGGCAAACGCGTCGCGCTGATCGGCGCCGGCCCCGCGTCGCTCACCGTCGCGAACGACCTCATGCCGCTCGGCTACGAGGTCGTGATCTTGGAGAAGATCGCCGAGCCGGGCGGGTTGATGCGGATCAACATTCCGTCGTTCCGGCTCCCCGCCGGTGTCCTCGATGAGGAAGTTGGAAACATCCTCGACATGGGCGTCGACATTCGATACAACTCGCCCGTCACGAGCATGCGCGCGCTGCTCGACGAGCCGGAACACTCGTGGGACGCGGTGTTCATCGGCAGCGGCGCGCCAACGGGAAAGGATCTCGAGATTCCCGGACGGCTCGAGGGGTCGAGCAACATTCACATCGGGATCGAGTGGCTCGCGTCGGCGCACTTCGGGCACATCGAGCGCATTGGCGAGCGCGTGCTGATCATCGGCGTCGGCAACACGGCAATGGACTGCTGCCGCACCTCGCGGCGGTTGGGCGGCAACGACGTGAAAGTCATCGCGCGCCGGTCGCGCCCGTACTTCAAGGCGTCGCCGTGGGAATTAGAGGATGCTGAAGAGGAAGGCGTGGAGATCGTCGAGAATCACGCGCCAAAACGATTCGTCATCGAGAACGGCAAGCTCGTCGGCCTCGAGCTCGAGCAGTTGCGATGGTTCGAGCAGAACGGCAAGCAGAAGAGCGAGGTGACGGGCACGATCGTCATTCCGTGCGACGACGTGATTCTCGCGATCGGCCAGGACAATGCGTTTCCGTGGATCGAGCGCGACATCGGGATCGAATTCGACCAGGGGGGCATGCCGGTCGTCGACAAGACGACCTTTCAGTCGACGCGCATGGGCGTGTTCTTCGGCGGCGACGCGGCGTGGGGACCGCAGAACATCATCTGGGCGGTCGAGCACGGGCATCAGGCGGCGATCTCGATCCACAATCACTGTCAAAGCATTTCCCTGCTCGACCGGCCGGCGTACGGCATGAATCTCACGAGCGCGAAGGCCGGCATGCACGCGTGGAGCTACAGCAACGACTACAGCTCGCTTCCACGCACGAAGATGCAGCACGAGGAGCTCACGCGTCGATTCACCGGCTTGAACGTCGAGGTCGAGCTCGGCTTCAGTGCCGAGCAGGTGGCTAAGGAAGTGGAGCGGTGTCTCAACTGCGACGTCGAGACGCACTTCACCGCGAGCAAGTGCATCGAGTGCGATGCGTGCATCGACGTGTGTCCGGTGAATTGTCTGACGATCACGAATGACGAGCCGGAGCTCGAGCAACACCTGAACGCGCCGCGCCTGAATCCCGGGCAGGACTTGTACACGTCCGCGCCGCTGCCGCAGACGAAGCGGATCATGGTGAAGGACGAAGACGTGTGCTTGCACTGTGGACTATGCGCCGAGCGGTGTCCGACGGCGGCGTGGGACATGGCGCAGTTTGAACTGCGTACTCCGTATGCGGGGCAACCGGGCACCGGATGGAAGGATGCCTGGAACATGGTGAGCGTGGCGCAAGCTCGGCGCCAGGAGATTAGTCATGTCTGA
- a CDS encoding 2-oxoacid:ferredoxin oxidoreductase subunit beta, with product MTSITKPPVRHPGLPHNGLGFTRRDYEGAMSTLCAGCGHDSVTAALVQTLWELDVPPHRAAKMSGIGCSSKTTAYFLRQSHGFNGVHGRMPSLATGANAANRDLVYVGISGDGDSLSIGLGQLCHAIRRNVNMLYLLENNGVYGLTKGQFSASSDVGSKSKRGEANVQPPIDPVLLALTLGATFVARAFSGDKAQLVPILKAAVRHNGFALVDVISPCVSFNDHDSSTKSYRYTREHIQDATPVDFIPLRREITANGTDAGGVASITMHDGSVVRFRSVPEHYDPTNRDTAYSYVREHMARGEVVTGLLHIDENSADMHAVSGTVEQPLVDLPFEALCPGSGALGELMEEYR from the coding sequence ATGACATCCATCACCAAACCCCCCGTCCGGCACCCGGGCCTTCCGCACAATGGTCTGGGTTTCACCCGCCGCGACTACGAAGGCGCGATGTCGACGCTATGCGCCGGCTGCGGACACGACTCCGTCACGGCGGCACTGGTCCAAACCCTGTGGGAGCTCGACGTGCCTCCGCACCGCGCCGCGAAGATGAGCGGCATCGGATGTTCGTCGAAGACGACCGCCTATTTCCTGCGCCAATCGCACGGCTTCAACGGCGTGCACGGCCGCATGCCGTCGCTCGCGACGGGCGCGAACGCGGCCAATCGCGATCTCGTCTACGTCGGCATTTCCGGCGACGGCGACTCGCTGTCGATTGGGCTCGGCCAGCTCTGTCACGCGATTCGCCGCAACGTGAACATGCTCTACCTGCTCGAGAACAACGGCGTGTACGGTCTCACCAAGGGCCAGTTCTCGGCATCGAGCGACGTGGGATCGAAGTCCAAGCGCGGCGAAGCGAACGTGCAGCCGCCGATCGATCCGGTGCTGCTGGCCCTCACGCTTGGCGCCACGTTCGTCGCGCGCGCGTTTTCGGGCGACAAGGCGCAGCTCGTGCCGATTCTCAAGGCGGCGGTGCGCCACAACGGCTTCGCGCTCGTGGACGTGATCTCGCCGTGCGTGAGCTTCAACGATCACGACTCGTCGACGAAGAGCTACCGCTACACCCGCGAGCACATTCAGGACGCGACCCCGGTGGACTTCATTCCACTGCGCCGCGAGATCACCGCGAATGGTACGGATGCAGGCGGCGTCGCGAGCATTACCATGCACGACGGGAGCGTCGTTCGCTTTCGCAGCGTGCCGGAGCATTACGATCCGACGAATCGCGATACGGCGTACAGCTATGTGCGGGAGCACATGGCGCGCGGGGAGGTCGTCACCGGATTGCTGCACATCGACGAGAACTCGGCGGATATGCACGCGGTGAGTGGAACCGTCGAACAGCCGCTCGTCGATCTGCCGTTCGAGGCTTTGTGTCCGGGCAGTGGGGCGCTTGGGGAGTTGATGGAGGAGTATCGGTAG
- a CDS encoding DinB family protein, which translates to MSMSYTRIAIAEPEVPAAREPLLQHALDTYASETNKVASVWSAFDDDDLSFKPHPRSSSVGDILKHQLLSERRFFGEFLGSPEPAPADVVPSSLSVQSAVDRLAALARPRLQFLAIQPNEWWTGRVPFFDVERERIWIFWRRVLHTAHHRTQLTVYLRLLDRAVPPTYGPTADVLWSGADPTTSVAAAGRR; encoded by the coding sequence ATGTCGATGTCGTACACACGCATCGCGATCGCCGAGCCCGAGGTCCCCGCGGCTCGTGAGCCATTGCTCCAGCACGCGCTGGACACCTATGCGAGTGAAACGAACAAGGTGGCGTCGGTGTGGTCGGCGTTCGACGACGACGACCTCTCGTTCAAGCCCCATCCGCGTTCGAGCAGCGTCGGCGACATCCTCAAGCATCAACTGCTGTCCGAGCGCCGATTCTTCGGCGAATTTCTCGGATCGCCCGAGCCGGCACCGGCCGACGTGGTCCCGTCGTCCCTTAGCGTGCAGTCGGCCGTCGATCGCTTGGCCGCGCTGGCGAGACCGCGCCTGCAATTCCTGGCTATCCAGCCGAACGAGTGGTGGACGGGGCGCGTTCCATTCTTCGACGTCGAGCGCGAGCGCATCTGGATCTTCTGGCGGCGCGTGCTGCACACGGCGCATCACCGCACGCAGCTCACGGTGTATCTGCGGTTGCTCGATCGCGCGGTGCCGCCGACCTACGGACCGACGGCGGATGTGCTGTGGAGCGGGGCCGATCCAACGACCAGCGTCGCGGCGGCGGGGCGGAGGTAG